The following proteins are co-located in the Streptomyces sp. NBC_00435 genome:
- a CDS encoding sugar phosphate isomerase/epimerase family protein translates to MSPAPAPDRFSLNQETIRQWSLPELVAGCTAAGVSAVGLWRDPVRRFGVRETAKLVAGAGLRVSSLCRGGFFTAADPVGRGAALEDNRRAVEEAAELGADTLVLVSGGLPAGDRDLRGARERIVGILGDLVPYAAAHGVRLGIEPLHPMYAADRCVVSTLGQALDIAERFPAEQVGVVVDSYHLWWDERLPSEVRRAGETGRIVSVQVADWVTPLPEGVLLGRGQLGDGSIDLRAFRELTDAAGYRGPVEVEIFNPGLWARDGGEVLREVIDRYREHVT, encoded by the coding sequence GTGAGCCCGGCACCGGCGCCGGACCGGTTCAGCCTGAACCAGGAGACGATCCGGCAGTGGTCGCTGCCGGAGCTGGTCGCCGGCTGCACGGCGGCCGGAGTGTCCGCGGTCGGGCTGTGGCGCGATCCGGTGCGGCGGTTCGGGGTGCGGGAGACGGCGAAGCTGGTCGCCGGGGCCGGCCTGCGGGTCAGCTCGCTGTGCCGGGGCGGCTTCTTCACGGCCGCCGACCCGGTGGGAAGGGGAGCTGCTCTGGAAGACAACCGCCGGGCCGTGGAGGAGGCCGCCGAGCTGGGCGCCGACACTCTGGTCCTGGTCTCGGGCGGGCTGCCGGCAGGGGACCGGGACCTGCGCGGAGCCAGGGAGCGCATCGTCGGCATCCTGGGCGATCTGGTTCCGTACGCCGCCGCGCACGGGGTGCGCCTGGGGATCGAGCCGCTCCACCCGATGTACGCGGCGGACCGCTGTGTGGTCTCCACCCTGGGGCAGGCCCTGGACATCGCCGAGCGGTTCCCGGCGGAGCAGGTGGGCGTGGTCGTCGACTCCTACCACCTGTGGTGGGACGAGCGGCTCCCTTCCGAGGTGCGGCGGGCCGGCGAGACCGGGCGGATCGTGTCGGTCCAGGTGGCCGACTGGGTGACCCCGCTCCCGGAGGGCGTGCTGCTGGGCCGGGGCCAGCTGGGCGACGGCTCGATCGACCTGCGGGCCTTCCGTGAACTGACCGACGCCGCCGGGTACCGGGGGCCGGTGGAGGTGGAGATCTTCAATCCGGGGCTGTGGGCCCGGGACGGTGGGGAGGTGCTCCGGGAGGTGATCGACCGCTATCGCGAGCACGTCACGTGA
- a CDS encoding dihydrodipicolinate synthase family protein: protein MSIRLPSVDGGFRTHSPVTAPLAPLTFGPARSRTFYSAAHVVADPLFASSEAEPVIDWQSTLAFRHRLWSQGLGVAEAMDTAQRGMGLDWPAAADLIRRSAAEARSVDGRIVCGAGTDQLAPHTTHSLAAVTAAYEEQLAHVEACGAPAVLMASRALAAAARGPEDYLEVYGQLLRQSSRPVVLHWLGPMFDPALEGYWGHEDLDEATDVFLKIISEYPGKVDGIKVSLLDAGREVGIRRRLPAGVRCYTGDDYHYPELIAGDGELASDALLGIFDPIAPIAARAAIALDQDDPVGFRELLDPTVALSRHLFAPPIRYYKTGVVFLAWLAGHQGHFSMVGGLHSARSLPHLSTAYELADDLGLFPDPELAESRMRQLLALHGVTS, encoded by the coding sequence GTGAGCATCCGACTTCCGTCGGTGGACGGCGGGTTCCGCACCCACTCCCCAGTCACCGCCCCGCTGGCGCCGCTGACCTTCGGCCCGGCCCGCAGCCGCACCTTCTATTCAGCCGCGCACGTGGTCGCCGACCCGCTGTTCGCCTCGTCCGAGGCGGAGCCGGTGATCGACTGGCAGAGCACGCTGGCCTTCCGGCACCGGCTGTGGTCCCAGGGCCTCGGGGTCGCCGAGGCCATGGACACGGCTCAGCGCGGGATGGGACTGGACTGGCCGGCCGCGGCGGACCTGATCCGCCGGTCGGCCGCCGAGGCCCGTTCGGTGGACGGCCGGATCGTCTGCGGAGCGGGTACGGATCAGCTGGCTCCGCACACCACGCATTCCCTGGCCGCCGTCACCGCGGCCTACGAGGAACAGCTGGCGCACGTGGAGGCCTGCGGGGCACCGGCGGTGCTGATGGCCTCGCGGGCCCTGGCCGCGGCGGCGCGCGGCCCGGAGGACTACCTGGAGGTGTACGGGCAGCTGCTGCGGCAGAGTTCCCGGCCGGTCGTCCTGCACTGGCTGGGGCCGATGTTCGACCCCGCGCTGGAGGGCTACTGGGGCCACGAGGACCTCGACGAGGCCACGGACGTCTTCCTGAAGATCATTTCGGAGTATCCCGGGAAGGTCGACGGGATCAAGGTCTCGCTGCTCGACGCGGGGCGCGAGGTGGGGATCCGGCGCCGGCTGCCGGCGGGAGTGCGCTGCTACACCGGCGACGACTACCACTATCCGGAACTGATCGCCGGGGACGGGGAGCTGGCCAGCGACGCCCTTCTGGGCATCTTCGATCCGATCGCGCCGATCGCGGCGCGGGCCGCGATCGCCCTCGACCAGGACGACCCGGTGGGATTCCGGGAGCTGCTCGATCCGACGGTGGCGCTGTCCCGGCACCTGTTCGCGCCGCCCATCCGCTACTACAAGACGGGGGTCGTGTTCCTGGCCTGGCTGGCGGGGCACCAGGGGCACTTCTCGATGGTGGGCGGACTGCACTCGGCCCGCTCCCTCCCCCATCTCTCGACCGCGTACGAACTGGCCGACGACCTGGGCCTGTTCCCGGACCCGGAGCTCGCCGAGTCCCGGATGCGACAGCTTCTGGCCCTGCACGGGGTGACCTCGTGA
- a CDS encoding Gfo/Idh/MocA family protein — protein MNGVTGRMGYRQHLVRSLLALREQGGLDLGDGTALWPEPVLIGRREAALRAIAEKHGLEHVSTDLSAVLADPEVEIYFDAQVTSAREAAVRQAIAAGKHVYCEKPTALTFESSLELARLADAAGIKHGVVQDKLFLPGLLKLKRLIDGGFFGEILSVRGEFGYWVFEGDWQPAQRPSWNYRTQDGGGIVADMFPHWEYLLHELFGRVRTVQALTRTHIGRRWDEEGKPYESTADDAAYGTFELEGGAVAQINSSWAVRVNRDELVEFQVDGTHGSAVAGLRGCRIQHRAATPKPVWNPDLPLTERFRDQWQEVPDNSPADNGFKAQWELFLRHVVLDEPWQWDLLAGARGVQLADLGLRSSAEGRRLVVPEVAL, from the coding sequence ATGAACGGCGTCACCGGACGGATGGGATACCGCCAGCACCTGGTCCGCTCCCTGCTCGCACTGCGCGAGCAGGGCGGGCTGGACCTCGGCGACGGCACGGCGCTGTGGCCGGAGCCGGTGCTGATCGGGCGCCGCGAGGCGGCCCTGCGGGCCATCGCCGAGAAGCACGGGCTGGAGCACGTGAGCACGGACCTGTCGGCGGTACTGGCCGACCCCGAGGTCGAGATCTACTTCGACGCCCAGGTCACCAGCGCCCGCGAGGCGGCCGTGCGGCAGGCCATAGCGGCCGGCAAGCACGTGTACTGCGAGAAGCCCACCGCCCTCACCTTCGAGTCCTCCCTGGAGCTGGCCCGGCTGGCCGACGCCGCCGGGATCAAGCACGGAGTGGTCCAGGACAAGCTGTTCCTGCCGGGCCTGCTGAAGCTGAAGCGGCTCATCGACGGCGGCTTCTTCGGCGAGATCCTCTCCGTGCGCGGCGAGTTCGGGTACTGGGTCTTCGAGGGCGACTGGCAGCCCGCCCAGCGCCCTTCGTGGAACTACCGGACGCAGGACGGCGGCGGCATCGTCGCCGACATGTTCCCGCACTGGGAGTACCTGCTGCACGAGCTGTTCGGCCGGGTCCGCACGGTCCAGGCGCTGACGCGCACCCACATCGGCCGCCGCTGGGACGAGGAGGGCAAGCCGTACGAGTCCACCGCGGACGACGCGGCGTACGGGACCTTCGAGCTGGAGGGTGGTGCGGTCGCGCAGATCAACTCCTCCTGGGCGGTCCGGGTCAACCGCGACGAGCTGGTGGAGTTCCAGGTGGACGGGACGCACGGCTCTGCGGTCGCGGGGCTGCGCGGCTGCCGGATCCAGCACCGCGCGGCGACGCCGAAGCCGGTGTGGAATCCGGATCTGCCGCTCACCGAGCGGTTCCGCGACCAGTGGCAGGAGGTTCCGGACAACAGCCCCGCCGACAACGGCTTCAAGGCCCAGTGGGAGCTGTTCCTGCGCCACGTCGTCCTGGACGAGCCCTGGCAGTGGGACCTGCTGGCCGGGGCCCGCGGCGTGCAGCTCGCCGATCTCGGGCTCCGCTCCTCGGCCGAGGGTCGGCGGCTCGTGGTACCGGAGGTGGCGCTGTGA
- a CDS encoding LacI family DNA-binding transcriptional regulator, with product MAVTLAEVAVHAGVSPATVSRVLNGGYPVAGATRTRVEQAVEELGYIANGPARALAAATSDLVGVLVHDVADSFFGILAGSLQSALTSGGHGDARRLAVVCNTEGAPAAELDYLALLEGQRAGGVVLTGGAVEEPEHTRALTARLARIAATGAPVVLCGRPPLPMSAGLPVATVMFDDRGGAFRLTEHLLTLGHRHIAYVAGPPGLSTTRERLAGHRDALSHHDPELAGHCAALTVHAGFERSAGYDATRELLRRGTPFTAVAAANDTVATGVSAALREAGLRIPEDVSVAGFDDLPVCIDTAPTLTTVRVPLREAGVLAAQYVTGRRALPPGGITTLPAELMVRASTAPPPAGPGDATAWPFAVTGGPRR from the coding sequence ATGGCGGTCACACTCGCCGAAGTGGCGGTGCACGCGGGCGTATCGCCCGCCACGGTCTCGCGCGTGCTGAACGGCGGATACCCGGTGGCCGGCGCCACCCGTACCCGCGTGGAGCAAGCCGTCGAGGAGCTCGGGTACATCGCCAACGGTCCCGCGAGGGCACTCGCCGCCGCGACCTCGGACCTCGTCGGCGTCCTCGTCCACGACGTCGCCGACAGCTTCTTCGGGATCCTCGCCGGATCCCTGCAGAGCGCCCTCACCTCCGGTGGTCACGGCGACGCGCGCAGGCTCGCCGTCGTCTGCAACACCGAGGGAGCCCCGGCCGCCGAGCTGGACTACCTCGCCCTCCTGGAGGGCCAGCGGGCCGGCGGGGTCGTCCTGACCGGCGGCGCCGTGGAGGAACCGGAACACACCCGGGCGCTCACCGCCCGGCTCGCGCGCATCGCGGCCACCGGCGCCCCGGTCGTACTGTGCGGACGCCCGCCGCTGCCCATGTCCGCGGGACTTCCCGTCGCCACCGTCATGTTCGACGACCGGGGCGGCGCCTTCCGGCTCACCGAGCACCTGCTGACGCTCGGCCACCGGCACATCGCCTACGTCGCCGGGCCACCCGGCCTGAGCACCACCCGGGAGCGCCTCGCCGGACACCGGGACGCCCTGAGCCACCACGACCCCGAGCTGGCGGGGCACTGCGCCGCCCTCACCGTGCACGCGGGGTTCGAGCGCTCCGCCGGATACGACGCCACCCGTGAACTGCTGCGCCGGGGCACTCCCTTCACCGCCGTGGCCGCCGCCAACGACACCGTCGCCACCGGGGTGTCCGCCGCCCTGCGCGAGGCGGGCCTGCGGATACCCGAGGACGTCTCCGTCGCAGGCTTCGACGACCTGCCCGTCTGTATCGACACCGCGCCCACCCTCACCACCGTCCGGGTGCCGCTGCGCGAGGCGGGCGTGCTCGCCGCCCAGTACGTCACGGGTCGCAGGGCACTGCCCCCCGGCGGCATCACCACCCTGCCCGCCGAGCTGATGGTGCGCGCCTCCACGGCACCGCCGCCCGCCGGGCCGGGTGACGCCACGGCATGGCCGTTCGCCGTCACCGGAGGGCCCCGCCGGTGA
- a CDS encoding sugar phosphate isomerase/epimerase family protein, which translates to MRYAFSTLGLPGTALERAAGLAAAHGYQGLELRAHPEEPLHPGSSAADRAAGLRTLASAGVTALGIAGYAQVAAPGPDEPVLTEIQALVRLAADLEAPYVRVFPGGGELPSAAADAHAVRRLRATAPFAERHGVRILLETHDSHRTGTATARVLDRVAHPGAGALWDVLHTWLGGESPAESARALAAYLGYTQVKDVRSAHELTPLGLGAGALPLAEAVALVPEQGWLCWEYEKRWYSDAAELPGQLARGREHLEALVRAASAR; encoded by the coding sequence GTGAGGTACGCCTTCTCCACCCTCGGACTTCCCGGCACCGCGCTGGAGCGAGCCGCGGGCCTCGCCGCGGCCCACGGCTACCAGGGCCTCGAACTGCGGGCCCATCCCGAGGAGCCCCTGCACCCCGGCAGTTCCGCCGCCGACCGAGCGGCCGGCCTGCGCACCCTGGCCTCGGCGGGCGTCACCGCCCTCGGGATCGCGGGGTACGCCCAGGTGGCCGCTCCCGGCCCCGACGAACCCGTGCTCACCGAAATCCAGGCCCTGGTCCGGCTCGCCGCCGATCTCGAAGCCCCCTACGTCCGGGTGTTCCCCGGCGGTGGTGAACTGCCCTCAGCGGCAGCCGATGCCCACGCGGTCCGCCGGCTCCGGGCGACCGCGCCCTTCGCCGAGCGGCACGGGGTGCGGATCCTGCTGGAGACCCACGACTCCCATCGCACCGGGACCGCGACGGCCCGCGTGCTCGACCGGGTCGCGCACCCGGGCGCGGGCGCACTGTGGGACGTACTGCACACCTGGCTCGGTGGCGAGTCACCAGCCGAGTCGGCCCGGGCTCTGGCCGCCTACCTGGGGTACACACAGGTCAAGGACGTGCGGTCCGCGCACGAGCTGACCCCGCTCGGGCTCGGTGCGGGAGCGCTGCCGCTCGCCGAGGCCGTGGCCCTCGTACCGGAACAGGGCTGGCTCTGCTGGGAGTACGAGAAGCGCTGGTACTCGGACGCCGCCGAACTGCCGGGGCAGCTCGCTCGGGGCCGGGAGCACCTGGAGGCCCTGGTCCGCGCGGCCTCGGCCCGGTAG
- a CDS encoding TetR/AcrR family transcriptional regulator, whose translation MAGRIGLGKVVERVGPRKGGSRDRMILSAAALLPEYGASGTSIDRVLAHSGAPRGSVYHHFPGGRTQLIDEAVALAGDFIAGLTDAMTRADDPVEAIDAFFVMWRDRLVASGFRAGCPIVAVAVETNDDAPQLARSAAEIFARWREAFAALFVRHGLTGERSRRLGSFIIAAVEGAVIMSRAERSAAPIEAAAAEIHDLLRCALRDRPPAGSPPRP comes from the coding sequence ATGGCGGGCCGCATCGGCCTCGGGAAGGTGGTGGAGCGGGTGGGTCCGCGCAAGGGTGGCAGCCGTGACCGGATGATCCTCAGCGCTGCCGCCCTCCTGCCCGAGTACGGGGCGAGCGGGACAAGTATCGACCGGGTGCTCGCCCACAGCGGAGCCCCCCGGGGCTCGGTGTACCACCACTTCCCCGGCGGGCGGACGCAGCTCATCGACGAAGCGGTGGCGCTGGCGGGGGACTTCATCGCGGGTCTGACCGACGCCATGACGCGGGCGGACGATCCGGTGGAGGCCATCGACGCGTTCTTCGTGATGTGGCGAGACCGGCTCGTGGCGAGCGGATTCCGGGCCGGCTGCCCGATCGTGGCGGTGGCAGTGGAGACCAACGACGACGCACCACAGCTCGCCCGCTCCGCCGCCGAGATCTTCGCCCGCTGGCGCGAAGCCTTCGCGGCCCTGTTCGTCCGGCACGGCCTGACAGGGGAACGCAGCCGGAGGCTGGGTTCCTTCATCATCGCCGCGGTCGAAGGCGCGGTGATCATGAGCCGGGCCGAGCGGAGCGCCGCCCCGATCGAGGCGGCCGCCGCCGAGATCCACGACCTGCTCCGGTGCGCCCTGCGCGACCGCCCCCCGGCCGGATCCCCGCCCCGGCCGTAG
- a CDS encoding PaaI family thioesterase, giving the protein MTTTDLSALSGLELMRWVQTERPADIPSIGRLLGMRFDEVEHGRIVVSLDTRPDFANPLGTVHGGIAATLLDSAMGCAVHTTLPAGTGYTTLELKVNYIRAARTDGQVLTAEGKVIHAGRRTATAEGKVMDDQGKLIAHATTTCMIF; this is encoded by the coding sequence GTGACCACCACCGACCTGTCCGCCCTGTCAGGCCTGGAACTGATGCGCTGGGTGCAGACCGAGCGCCCCGCCGACATCCCCTCCATCGGCCGACTGCTCGGCATGCGCTTCGACGAGGTCGAGCACGGCCGTATCGTCGTCTCCCTCGACACCCGACCCGACTTCGCCAACCCCCTCGGCACCGTCCACGGCGGCATCGCCGCCACCCTCCTCGACTCCGCCATGGGCTGCGCCGTCCACACCACCCTCCCCGCCGGCACCGGCTACACCACCCTCGAACTCAAGGTGAACTACATCCGGGCCGCCCGCACGGACGGACAGGTGCTCACCGCGGAGGGCAAGGTCATCCACGCGGGCCGACGCACCGCCACCGCGGAGGGCAAGGTGATGGACGACCAGGGCAAACTGATCGCCCACGCCACCACCACGTGCATGATCTTTTAA
- a CDS encoding hydroxyacid dehydrogenase, which translates to MSPGTRDAVLGGRILPELVRVADVDPGLLVTDFRSASAEDALRRRLATAEVLFTGWGCPPLDAGALALMPRLRAVVHAAGSVKHHVTPACWERGLLVSSAAAVNALPVAEYTLAAILFSNKRVLESAHAYRAARGPMDLLSRYPAVGNYRRTVGLVGASFIGRRVLELLRPFDLRVLVHDPYTDPAELAGLGAEAVPLDELLSRSDVVSLHAPELPQTRRLLDASRLALMPDGATLVNTARGSLVDTAALTAELLSGRLCAVLDHTEPEVLPAASPLYNLPNVLLTPHVAGSLGGELDRLAAAAVEELERYARGLAFQHPVDRSRLPYSA; encoded by the coding sequence ATGAGCCCCGGTACCCGGGATGCCGTACTCGGCGGCCGGATCCTGCCCGAGCTGGTACGGGTCGCCGACGTGGATCCCGGTCTGCTCGTCACCGACTTCCGCTCCGCTTCCGCCGAGGACGCCCTGCGGCGCCGGCTGGCCACGGCAGAGGTGCTGTTCACCGGGTGGGGGTGCCCTCCGCTGGACGCCGGGGCGCTGGCTCTGATGCCGCGGCTCCGGGCCGTCGTGCACGCCGCGGGCAGCGTCAAACACCATGTCACTCCGGCCTGCTGGGAGCGCGGACTGCTGGTGTCCAGCGCCGCCGCCGTGAACGCCCTGCCGGTGGCGGAGTACACGCTCGCCGCGATCCTCTTCTCCAACAAGCGCGTTCTGGAGTCCGCACACGCCTACCGGGCGGCCCGCGGCCCCATGGACCTGCTGAGCCGCTACCCCGCCGTCGGCAACTACCGCCGCACCGTCGGCCTGGTCGGCGCCTCCTTCATCGGCCGCCGCGTACTGGAACTGCTGCGCCCCTTCGACCTGCGGGTGCTCGTGCACGATCCGTACACGGACCCGGCCGAGCTCGCCGGGCTGGGCGCCGAGGCCGTCCCGCTGGACGAACTGCTGTCCCGCAGCGACGTGGTGAGCCTGCACGCGCCCGAGCTGCCGCAGACCCGCCGCCTGCTGGACGCCTCCCGGCTGGCCCTCATGCCGGACGGCGCCACCCTGGTGAACACCGCGCGCGGTTCGCTCGTCGACACCGCGGCGCTCACCGCCGAGCTGCTCTCGGGCCGGCTGTGCGCCGTACTCGACCACACTGAGCCCGAGGTACTGCCCGCCGCCTCTCCGCTCTACAACCTGCCGAACGTGCTGCTCACCCCTCATGTGGCGGGTTCGCTGGGCGGGGAGCTGGACCGGCTGGCGGCGGCCGCCGTCGAGGAACTGGAGCGCTACGCCCGGGGCCTCGCCTTCCAACACCCCGTGGACCGGTCCCGGCTCCCCTACTCGGCCTGA
- a CDS encoding substrate-binding domain-containing protein, whose translation MRPHVDQRRARVLELVRARGSVRVADLARELGISPVTLRRDIEAMAARGEILRRHGVISGPEAAPAAGVPPTGVRTGVRTGVGGADRAGGGAGAAPARGGGLVIGMVVPTTEYYYADVVRGAREAVEARGARLTVGLTRYLPGEDRTQADRLLSTGAGGLLLTPNWNAGSPGPGEGAWTAELPVPVVLVERWAPPGHPAAALDRVASDHAHGAARAVRHLAELGHRRIALASRETPTSGRLRAGFAAAVGALGLEPAPPWPAAGPEPDSEAGAFARTLDYLCAAVTEGGVTAALIHSDTDAIMLIPRLQARGVRVPEDLAVITYDDEVAGLADVPLTAVAPAKHEVGERAAALLLDRLEGAGADGGREGTRQHLELLPRLVVRPGSGGALGSE comes from the coding sequence TTGAGACCACATGTGGACCAGCGCCGGGCCCGGGTGCTCGAACTCGTCCGGGCACGGGGCAGTGTGCGCGTGGCGGATCTCGCCCGGGAACTGGGCATCTCCCCCGTGACCCTGCGCAGGGACATCGAGGCGATGGCCGCGCGCGGCGAGATCCTGCGGAGGCACGGGGTGATCAGCGGTCCGGAGGCCGCTCCGGCCGCCGGAGTCCCTCCGACCGGGGTGCGGACGGGGGTGCGGACGGGGGTGGGCGGCGCGGACCGTGCGGGTGGCGGCGCTGGTGCCGCGCCGGCCCGCGGCGGCGGGCTGGTGATCGGGATGGTCGTGCCGACCACCGAGTACTACTACGCCGACGTCGTACGGGGCGCTCGCGAGGCGGTCGAAGCGCGGGGCGCACGGCTCACCGTAGGGCTGACCCGGTACCTGCCCGGCGAGGACCGGACGCAGGCGGACCGGCTGCTGTCCACGGGAGCGGGCGGGCTGCTGCTGACCCCGAACTGGAACGCCGGTTCACCCGGACCCGGCGAGGGGGCGTGGACGGCGGAACTGCCGGTGCCGGTGGTCCTGGTGGAACGGTGGGCTCCGCCCGGGCACCCGGCCGCGGCCCTGGACCGGGTCGCCTCCGACCACGCCCACGGTGCGGCGCGGGCCGTGCGGCACCTGGCGGAGCTGGGGCACCGGCGGATCGCGCTGGCCAGCCGGGAGACTCCGACCTCTGGGCGGCTGCGGGCCGGGTTCGCGGCGGCCGTGGGCGCGCTCGGGCTGGAACCGGCGCCGCCGTGGCCCGCCGCCGGGCCGGAGCCGGACTCGGAGGCGGGGGCATTCGCGCGGACGCTGGACTACTTGTGCGCGGCGGTGACGGAGGGCGGGGTGACCGCCGCCCTGATCCACAGCGACACGGACGCGATCATGCTGATCCCGCGGCTCCAGGCGCGGGGCGTGCGGGTCCCGGAGGACCTGGCGGTGATCACGTACGACGACGAGGTGGCCGGGCTGGCCGACGTACCGCTGACGGCCGTGGCCCCGGCCAAGCACGAGGTCGGGGAGAGGGCGGCCGCTCTGCTCCTCGACCGGCTGGAGGGCGCGGGCGCCGATGGCGGGCGGGAGGGGACGCGGCAGCATCTCGAACTTCTGCCCAGGCTGGTCGTCCGACCCGGGAGCGGCGGAGCGCTCGGCTCCGAATGA
- a CDS encoding glycoside hydrolase family 35 protein, with product MLTHDQDGFRRADRPHRIVSGALHYFRVHPDLWEDRLVRLRALGVNTVDTYVPWNFHETAPGKADFTGWRDLGRFLRTAQDLGLDVIVRPGPYICAEWDFGGLPARLLAVEGLRLRCSDPRFEAEVDGWFDLVVPELLPHLASRGGPVVAVQIENEYGSYGNDARYRAHVERGLLERGVDCLLFTADGPEDAMLQGGMVPGRLATATFGAKPAERLASLRRYQRTGPLTAMEFWIGWFDHWGEEHHVRPVQDAAQALDELLATGASVNLYMAHGGTNFGYWAGANHTGSRPGDPGYQPTVTSYDYDAPIGEAGELTPKFHAFREVIGRYVPLPDGPLPEPRPRMTPAPAVAAGTAPLFGHLDLLAGPPLLRPAPESMEKLGQDHGLIHYRTTITGPRAAMPVRIDGLGDRAYVFADGAPLGILDRNAPDEGLDLRVGETGVVLDLLVRAQGRVNYGPLIDDRKGISRAVRHGHQHLFEWEIRPLPLADLTPLMWSGDTPAPGEPAFHRFTHTLTEAPADGFVDLSGWGTGLIWLNGFLLGHYDTPRGPQRTLYAPAPLWRAGANEIVVLELERPGTELPLSDRPDLGRPTVVDIDY from the coding sequence ATGCTCACGCACGACCAGGACGGCTTCCGGCGCGCAGACCGCCCCCACCGCATCGTTTCGGGGGCGCTGCACTACTTCCGGGTCCACCCCGACCTGTGGGAGGACCGCCTCGTCAGGCTGCGTGCCCTGGGCGTCAACACCGTTGACACCTATGTCCCCTGGAACTTCCACGAGACCGCCCCGGGCAAGGCCGACTTCACCGGCTGGCGCGACCTCGGCCGTTTCCTGCGCACCGCCCAGGACCTCGGCCTCGACGTCATCGTCCGCCCCGGCCCGTACATCTGCGCCGAATGGGACTTCGGCGGCCTGCCCGCCCGCCTCCTCGCCGTCGAGGGCCTGCGGCTGCGCTGCTCCGACCCCCGGTTCGAGGCCGAGGTGGACGGCTGGTTCGACCTCGTCGTTCCCGAACTGCTGCCCCACCTCGCGAGCCGCGGCGGGCCCGTCGTCGCCGTCCAGATCGAGAACGAGTACGGCTCGTACGGCAATGACGCCCGCTACCGCGCCCACGTGGAGCGCGGTCTCCTCGAACGCGGCGTCGACTGCCTGCTGTTCACCGCCGACGGGCCGGAGGACGCCATGCTGCAGGGCGGCATGGTCCCGGGCCGGCTCGCCACCGCCACCTTCGGCGCCAAGCCCGCCGAACGCCTCGCCTCCCTGCGCCGCTACCAGCGGACCGGTCCGCTCACCGCGATGGAGTTCTGGATCGGCTGGTTCGACCACTGGGGCGAGGAGCACCACGTACGCCCCGTGCAGGACGCGGCGCAGGCGCTCGACGAACTCCTCGCCACCGGAGCCTCCGTCAACCTCTACATGGCCCACGGCGGCACCAACTTCGGCTACTGGGCCGGTGCCAACCACACCGGATCCCGTCCAGGTGACCCGGGCTACCAACCCACCGTCACCAGCTACGACTACGACGCCCCCATCGGCGAGGCCGGCGAACTGACCCCGAAGTTCCACGCGTTCCGCGAGGTCATAGGCCGGTACGTGCCGCTGCCGGACGGCCCGCTGCCCGAGCCGCGGCCGAGGATGACCCCGGCCCCCGCCGTCGCCGCAGGCACCGCTCCGCTCTTCGGGCACCTGGACCTCCTCGCCGGTCCGCCGCTGCTGCGCCCCGCGCCCGAGTCCATGGAGAAGCTCGGCCAGGACCACGGCCTGATCCACTACCGCACCACGATCACCGGACCGCGCGCCGCCATGCCCGTCAGGATCGACGGTCTGGGCGACCGCGCGTACGTCTTCGCCGACGGGGCGCCGCTGGGCATCCTGGACCGCAACGCCCCGGACGAAGGCCTGGACCTGCGCGTCGGCGAGACCGGAGTCGTCCTCGACCTCCTCGTCCGTGCCCAGGGCCGGGTCAACTACGGGCCGCTGATCGACGACCGCAAGGGCATCTCGCGGGCCGTGCGCCACGGCCACCAGCACCTCTTCGAGTGGGAGATCCGGCCCCTGCCCCTCGCGGACCTGACCCCCCTGATGTGGTCCGGGGACACCCCCGCACCGGGCGAGCCCGCCTTCCACCGCTTCACCCACACCCTCACCGAGGCCCCGGCCGACGGTTTCGTCGACCTCTCCGGCTGGGGCACGGGCCTGATCTGGCTGAACGGTTTCCTCCTGGGCCACTACGACACTCCGCGCGGCCCGCAGCGCACGCTGTACGCGCCCGCCCCGCTGTGGCGTGCCGGCGCGAACGAGATCGTCGTACTGGAACTGGAGCGGCCCGGAACGGAACTGCCCCTGAGCGACCGGCCCGACCTCGGCCGCCCCACGGTCGTCGACATCGACTACTGA